In one Candidatus Cloacimonadota bacterium genomic region, the following are encoded:
- the pyrR gene encoding bifunctional pyr operon transcriptional regulator/uracil phosphoribosyltransferase PyrR — MQVKSQIMDSAQMKRSIQRMAHEIIEQNRGLEKIRLVGIRSRGVPLAHQLSDYLKLISNQEVPVGVLDITLYRDDLSTIAHQPVIKGSQLDFEIEDAIVVLVDDVLYTGRTVRAAIDALMDFGRPRQIQLAVLIDRGHRELPIKADYVGKNVPTSKEEIIKVALAEIDGDDSVKIVLA; from the coding sequence TGCAGGTAAAAAGCCAGATCATGGACAGCGCTCAGATGAAGCGCAGTATTCAACGCATGGCGCACGAGATAATTGAGCAAAATAGAGGATTAGAAAAGATCCGTCTGGTAGGCATCCGCTCTCGGGGAGTACCTTTGGCTCACCAGCTTTCAGATTATCTAAAGCTCATTTCCAATCAGGAAGTGCCTGTGGGAGTATTGGATATAACTCTGTATCGGGACGATCTTTCTACAATAGCGCATCAGCCCGTAATCAAAGGCTCGCAATTGGATTTTGAGATTGAAGATGCCATCGTAGTATTGGTGGACGACGTGCTTTATACCGGCAGAACGGTACGTGCCGCCATTGATGCTTTAATGGATTTTGGCAGGCCTCGGCAAATCCAACTGGCGGTGCTGATCGATCGCGGACACCGGGAATTACCTATCAAAGCAGATTACGTGGGCAAAAACGTGCCTACCTCCAAAGAAGAAATAATCAAAGTAGCTCTCGCCGAAATTGATGGAGACGATAGTGTCAAAATCGTTCTGGCATAA